One Persicobacter psychrovividus DNA window includes the following coding sequences:
- the rpsS gene encoding 30S ribosomal protein S19 produces MARSLKKGPYIDFRLTKKVDAMNEGGKKTVIKTWSRRSMISPEFVGHTFAVHNGNKFIPVYVTENMVGHKMGEFAPTRTYKGHINKKDKGKR; encoded by the coding sequence ATGGCAAGATCACTTAAAAAAGGACCTTATATTGACTTCCGCTTAACAAAGAAAGTGGACGCCATGAACGAAGGTGGTAAAAAGACTGTGATCAAAACATGGTCTCGTCGTTCTATGATTTCTCCAGAATTCGTAGGACACACATTCGCTGTACATAATGGAAATAAATTTATTCCAGTTTATGTTACAGAAAACATGGTAGGTCACAAGATGGGCGAATTCGCACCAACTCGTACTTATAAGGGTCATATTAATAAAAAAGACAAGGGCAAGAGATAA
- the rplP gene encoding 50S ribosomal protein L16, whose translation MLQPRRVKHRKVQKGRVKGLAGRGHEIAFGSFGIKSLEAGWITSRQIEAARIAVTRAMKREGKVWIRIFPDKPITKKPAEVRMGKGKGAPEYWVACIKPGTILFESTGVPLALAQESMRLAAQKLPVKTKFVVRRDYVEA comes from the coding sequence ATGTTACAACCGAGAAGAGTAAAACATAGAAAAGTTCAGAAAGGCCGAGTTAAAGGTCTTGCTGGAAGAGGCCATGAGATTGCCTTTGGTAGCTTCGGTATCAAGTCTCTTGAGGCAGGTTGGATCACCAGCCGTCAGATTGAGGCAGCTCGTATTGCGGTTACACGTGCAATGAAACGTGAAGGTAAAGTATGGATCCGTATCTTCCCTGACAAACCTATCACTAAGAAACCTGCAGAGGTTCGTATGGGTAAGGGTAAGGGTGCCCCAGAATACTGGGTAGCTTGTATCAAGCCAGGAACCATCTTATTTGAATCAACAGGTGTACCTTTAGCCTTGGCTCAAGAGTCAATGCGTCTAGCGGCACAGAAATTGCCTGTTAAAACTAAATTTGTTGTACGTAGAGATTACGTTGAAGCATAA
- the rplN gene encoding 50S ribosomal protein L14, translating into MIQQESRLNVADNSGAKEVLCIRVLGGTGKRYASIGDKIVVTVKSALSSSNLKKGTVSKAVVVRTKKEIRRKDGSYIRFEDNAAVLLGANDEPRGTRIFGPVARELREKQFMKIVSLAPEVL; encoded by the coding sequence ATGATCCAACAAGAAAGTCGTCTAAACGTAGCGGATAACTCAGGTGCTAAAGAAGTACTTTGTATCCGTGTTTTGGGTGGAACTGGGAAACGTTACGCTTCTATCGGTGACAAAATCGTTGTCACTGTAAAGTCAGCCCTTTCATCCAGCAACTTGAAAAAAGGTACCGTATCAAAGGCGGTTGTTGTTCGTACGAAAAAAGAAATCCGTCGTAAAGATGGTTCTTATATCCGTTTCGAAGACAATGCTGCTGTATTGTTAGGTGCTAATGATGAACCAAGAGGAACACGTATCTTCGGCCCTGTTGCCCGTGAATTACGTGAGAAGCAATTCATGAAGATTGTTTCCTTGGCACCGGAAGTACTTTAA
- the rpmC gene encoding 50S ribosomal protein L29, which translates to MKNSEIAQLSKEELIQKITAEKENLQKMQFAHAISPIENPMKIRVSRRMIARFETALRQLEAK; encoded by the coding sequence ATGAAAAATTCTGAAATCGCACAACTAAGCAAGGAAGAGTTGATCCAAAAGATCACTGCTGAAAAGGAAAACTTGCAAAAAATGCAGTTTGCGCACGCAATTTCGCCGATTGAGAATCCGATGAAAATTCGTGTTAGTCGTCGAATGATCGCTAGGTTTGAAACCGCATTACGTCAACTTGAAGCTAAGTAA
- the rpsQ gene encoding 30S ribosomal protein S17, whose translation MERNLRKERIGVIASNKMDKSITVEVTRRVKHPIYGKFVTKTSKFMSHDENNEGGIGDTVRIAETRPLSRNKRWRLVEIIERAK comes from the coding sequence ATGGAAAGAAACTTAAGAAAAGAACGTATCGGTGTTATCGCCAGCAACAAAATGGACAAGTCCATCACTGTTGAGGTAACCCGTCGAGTAAAGCACCCGATTTACGGTAAATTCGTTACTAAAACTTCTAAATTCATGTCACACGACGAGAATAATGAAGGTGGTATCGGTGATACTGTACGCATTGCTGAGACACGTCCATTGTCTCGCAACAAGCGCTGGAGATTGGTAGAAATCATTGAAAGAGCGAAGTAA
- the rpsN gene encoding 30S ribosomal protein S14, whose protein sequence is MAREAVKARGRKREKMVAKYAEKRKALKEAGDYIGLDKLPRNASPVRLHNRCKLTGRPKGYMRKFGINRVTFREMASAGLIPGVTKASW, encoded by the coding sequence ATGGCTAGAGAAGCAGTAAAAGCGCGTGGTCGCAAGCGCGAGAAAATGGTCGCGAAATACGCTGAGAAACGCAAAGCTTTGAAAGAAGCTGGCGATTATATCGGTTTGGATAAGTTGCCTCGCAACGCATCTCCAGTTCGTTTGCACAACCGTTGTAAATTGACTGGTCGTCCAAAAGGTTATATGCGTAAGTTCGGTATCAACCGTGTTACTTTCCGTGAGATGGCTTCAGCAGGTTTGATTCCTGGTGTTACAAAAGCTTCATGGTAA
- the rplX gene encoding 50S ribosomal protein L24, with amino-acid sequence MTKVKIKIRKGDTVKVIAGNDKGKTGLVQEVITATNRVLVEGVNIVTKHVKPSAANPNGGIEKVEAPIHISNVAFVDPAKGETSRVGRKVVDGKIVRYAKKSGEEIK; translated from the coding sequence ATGACTAAAGTAAAAATTAAAATCCGTAAAGGAGATACAGTTAAGGTGATCGCCGGTAACGATAAAGGTAAAACTGGACTCGTACAAGAGGTGATCACAGCAACTAACCGCGTGTTAGTAGAGGGGGTTAATATTGTAACTAAGCATGTTAAACCTTCTGCAGCTAACCCTAATGGCGGTATCGAGAAAGTCGAGGCTCCTATTCATATTTCTAACGTAGCATTTGTTGATCCTGCTAAAGGCGAAACAAGTCGCGTTGGACGTAAAGTAGTTGATGGTAAAATCGTGCGTTACGCCAAAAAATCAGGGGAGGAAATTAAGTAA
- the rplE gene encoding 50S ribosomal protein L5, whose amino-acid sequence MAAPRLKEKYQNEIAGALKEKFGYKSVMQIPAVTKICINKGIGEAVSDKKLIDQGVEEMTTIAGQKAVPTKAKNSISNFKLREEMPIGARVTLRGDKMYEFMDRLLTIALPAVRDFRGVSAKGFDGRGNYTLGVKEQIIFPEISIEKVNKISGMDITFVTSAETDEESLELLKAFGMPFANKK is encoded by the coding sequence ATGGCAGCTCCAAGACTTAAAGAAAAATATCAGAACGAAATTGCTGGTGCTTTAAAAGAAAAATTTGGTTACAAATCTGTAATGCAAATTCCAGCAGTGACAAAAATCTGTATCAATAAAGGTATCGGGGAAGCAGTTTCCGATAAAAAATTGATCGATCAAGGTGTGGAAGAGATGACTACTATTGCTGGTCAGAAAGCTGTTCCTACCAAGGCTAAAAATTCTATCTCCAACTTTAAGTTGAGAGAAGAAATGCCGATCGGTGCGCGCGTTACCTTGCGTGGAGACAAAATGTATGAATTCATGGACCGTCTTTTGACGATCGCATTGCCTGCAGTTCGTGATTTCCGTGGAGTTTCTGCTAAAGGTTTTGATGGCCGTGGTAACTACACTTTGGGTGTAAAAGAGCAGATCATCTTTCCTGAGATTTCTATCGAAAAGGTAAATAAAATCTCTGGTATGGATATCACTTTTGTTACTTCTGCTGAGACTGACGAAGAAAGCTTAGAATTATTGAAAGCTTTCGGTATGCCTTTTGCTAACAAAAAATAA
- the rpsC gene encoding 30S ribosomal protein S3 → MGQKVNPIGLRLGIVRGWESNWYANSRDFSDKLIEDQKIRKYVLARIPKGGISRIVIERTLKRITLTIHTARPGVVIGKGGAEVDRIKEELKKLTSKDVQINIFEIKRPELEAKLIGESIAQQLRARISYRRAMKQAIASAMRVGAQGIKVKLSGRLGGAEMARTEMYKEGRIPLHTLRADIDYAICESDTIYGKIGIKVWIFKGEVYGKRDLTPTTDNDRRGRRRKDGNNNQQGGRRRRK, encoded by the coding sequence ATGGGACAGAAAGTTAATCCAATAGGCCTGCGTTTAGGTATCGTTCGAGGCTGGGAATCAAACTGGTATGCTAACTCTCGTGATTTTTCTGACAAATTGATCGAAGATCAAAAAATCAGAAAATATGTATTGGCTCGTATTCCTAAAGGTGGAATCAGCCGTATCGTGATTGAGCGTACATTAAAGCGCATCACTTTAACTATCCATACTGCCCGTCCAGGTGTAGTAATTGGTAAAGGTGGCGCGGAAGTTGATAGAATTAAAGAAGAGTTGAAAAAATTGACATCTAAGGATGTGCAAATCAACATCTTCGAGATCAAGCGTCCTGAATTGGAAGCTAAATTGATCGGGGAGTCTATCGCTCAACAACTACGTGCGCGTATCTCGTATCGTCGTGCTATGAAGCAAGCAATTGCTTCTGCAATGCGTGTAGGTGCTCAAGGTATTAAAGTGAAATTGTCTGGTCGTTTGGGTGGTGCTGAAATGGCACGTACCGAAATGTACAAAGAAGGACGTATTCCATTGCATACATTGCGTGCAGACATCGATTACGCTATCTGCGAATCGGATACAATCTACGGTAAAATCGGTATCAAAGTTTGGATCTTCAAAGGTGAAGTTTACGGTAAGCGTGACTTGACTCCAACTACTGATAATGATCGTCGTGGTCGTCGTCGTAAAGATGGTAATAACAACCAACAAGGCGGTCGTCGTAGAAGAAAGTAA
- the rplV gene encoding 50S ribosomal protein L22, with the protein MKAVARLRNCPTSPRKMRLVADMIRGQRVDTALNILKFDPRHSSNRLEKLLLSAIANWENANEGESLETANLVVSEIFVDSARMLKRLRPAPQGRAHRIRKRSNHVTLVVDSLSTKTEKN; encoded by the coding sequence ATGAAAGCTGTTGCAAGACTAAGAAACTGTCCGACCTCGCCGCGCAAAATGCGTTTGGTAGCAGATATGATCCGCGGTCAGCGCGTGGACACAGCATTAAATATTTTGAAATTCGACCCTAGACATTCTTCGAATCGTCTAGAGAAGTTGTTGCTTTCAGCGATTGCTAACTGGGAGAATGCAAATGAAGGTGAAAGCCTTGAAACTGCAAACCTGGTAGTTAGCGAAATTTTCGTTGATAGTGCACGTATGTTGAAGCGTTTGCGTCCAGCACCTCAAGGACGAGCTCACCGTATTCGTAAGCGTTCGAATCACGTTACGCTTGTTGTGGATTCATTGTCAACCAAAACTGAAAAGAATTAA